In the Psychromicrobium lacuslunae genome, AAGCGCCAGGAGTGCTCGCGCTACCGGAAAATATGGATCTGGACGTGTTGCCTGCCGGCTCGCCGGGTAATGCGATTATTGGCGTCGACGACTTCAACCTAGAACCGGCCGGGGTCGCCGCAACCGGTGCCCTGATGGTGACCGGGCCGCCAGGTTCGGGGCGCACCACCGCCCTGGTCACCTTGGCGGAAGCGCTCAAACGTTCCTCGCCGCAAACCAAACGCGTCTACTTCGGTGCTCGGAAGTCAGCTATTGCCTCGCTCGGGGTCTGGGACGAGGCCTATGCGACTCCGGCGTTGGTCAAAGAGGAACTCGAACGTCTTACCGCGCTGACCGAGCAGAACGCTGATACCGTGGCCTTCTTCATTGAAGGAGTAACCGAGTTCACCGATTCGCCTGCCGAGATGGATTTGGTCACGCTGATCAAGAGCGCGGTCAAGACCGGTCAATGGGTGGTGGGTGAAGCGGAGACCTCTACCTGGTCGGCGGCCTGGAACTTAGCGGGCTTATTCAAAGCGGGGCGCCGAGGGGTGCTACTCAACCCGGGTGACACCGAGGGCGATACCTTGATGAACACCTCGCTGGGCAGGCTCCGGGGTAATAAATTCGTTCCCGGGCGTGGCTATATCGTCGGCCGAGGTAAGGCTTTCAAAGTCCAGATCGCCAATACTCTCGACCGCTCCTGAGCGGTCAACACCCGATGGGGAGTCCTCCCCATCGACATCGGTAGTTAGTCTCTTATAGATTCTTATTAGTCGCTCAGCCGGATGGGCCGGTTGGGTTCAGAGTTTGCCGGATCTTCCGGGGCTCTTATACGAAAGGTGCGTCTCATGGGTGAAGCATTCCTCGGTAGCAATCCGGAAGATATGCAGGATTTGATCACGAAGATCAATCAGGCTGTTGATCAGATTCATCAGGCTGTTAATGGTTTGGATTCCAAGGCTACTTCGGTGCAGTGGAATGGTCCGGATGCTAATAACTTCAAGCACACTGAGTGGCCGCAGCATAAGCAGAACCTGAATAAGGTTGCTGATGATTTGCATCAGGTTGGTCAGACGGTACAGAAGCAGCGTCAGCAGCAGATCGACACTTCCGGTCACTAGTTGGTGTTTGGGGCGGTTGGTCCGCTCCAAAGTGGTGGGGTCGTCATCCTCGGATGACGACCCCACCAGCATTTAACCTAGAAAACCCATTGGCAGAATAGTCCTGAAAACTGAAAATTATCCGAAAATATGACCTGAATATGGCGGGAATTTTATAAGGTTGACAACCTTATTTACGGCACAGAATAATCTCCATTAATTCTTGATTATTAACTGTCATGGAGGCCGATCGTGCCGTTTCAGCTTCATCGTTTCGCCATCTCCACTGCCCTGCCCGCTGCTCTACTAGCCGCGCTGCTTGGCCCGGTCTCGGTGGCGACCGCCGCCCCCGCCGCGGTGGCAGCGCAACAGGCTAACCCCTACGTGCCGGACGGTGCGGTCTGGACTCAGCAATACTTCAACTCCGGCAGCGGAACTAATAAAGCCGAATTGCATGCCGATATATTACGTCCTAAGAATTTGCCGGCGGACGCTAAAACCCCGGTTATCCTTTCCATCGGACCTTATTTCAGTCATTTTGGTTCAACCGGCGATGAG is a window encoding:
- a CDS encoding WXG100 family type VII secretion target, translated to MGEAFLGSNPEDMQDLITKINQAVDQIHQAVNGLDSKATSVQWNGPDANNFKHTEWPQHKQNLNKVADDLHQVGQTVQKQRQQQIDTSGH